The Clostridium botulinum BKT015925 genome includes the window TCGCATAATTGAGTAATTGATGAAATTTTATCTTTAGTATTTTGAAAATTATTAGATAAAGTTTCAGAGGAATTTAGCACCTTATTTATATCATTAGATATATGAGATACTATAGCAGTGACTTCTTTAAAAGCAGTTATAGCTTCAAGCAGAGAAGAACTTTGATCTTTGATAGTATCATTTACTGTATTTATTTCATTAACAGTATTAGTAACAGAGTTTTGAACATAGTATACTATTTTATCTATGCTTTCAACAGAAAATGCAGATTGTTCTGCAAGTTTTCGTATTTCCTCGGCAACAACTGAAAAGCCTTTTCCATATTCTCCGGCTCTTGCAGCTTCAATAGAGGCGTTTAGTGCAAGAAGGTTAGTTTGCTTTGATATTTTTCCTATAACTTGAACAATATCACTTATTTCTTTGGATTTTGTTTCAAATTCTTTTATTGAAATAACTGCTTTTTGTGAGGCTTTGGTAGTGTCATGCATTTTGTTTTCTTGATTTTCAACACTTGTTTTAATTACGCTTATTGCTTTTAGAGCTTTTTCTGTAAAATTTTTTGAGTTATTCATATTAGTTAAAATATCATTATTATCTTTAGAGAGATTATAAATAATTTTTTCACATTCCTTTATTCTATTGGTTTCTTCATAACATGTATTAGCAATTCTATTTATAGAAATTATAGATTCTGATATTTGTTTTATAGAATTTTGTAATAAAATATTACTTTCTTTTGAACTACTTGTTACATTTGTACTTAAAGATTGTACATTTATTATAGCTGTCCTTAGGTTATTCATCGCAATGTTTAAATTTTGAATCATAGAGTTATTTTTAACCATTTTATTATCTGTAATTTTAAATTTAAAATTATTATTTTGAATGTTAGTTGCGAATTCATTAACTAATATAGAAGGATTAATAAACTTCTTTATATTTTTAATTACTGAAAATACACCAACTAATATTCCAGAAATAATATAAAGTAAAATATTTAACACAAGTTTTTTACCACTTATATCCAAAATGTAAGCTGTTATTATGCCCAAAAGAAATGTACAAGGAATTATTAAAAGGATGGTTTGTATAGCGTATTTCTTTTTAATAGTACTATTATAATTCATGTTAATTAATCTCCTTATAACTAAAAGTTTAACCAGTAAATTTTCGGAAGAATATTGAAAAACTTTACAATGAAAAACTCTCGATTTTCTAAACCGAGAGTTTTATTTAACCTATTCCATTATATATAATCCCAAGAATTAATACTAAAAGAGCTGAGAATATAAATAAATAAGATAGTGGCTTAAACCAATTACCAACAGGTTTTTTACAACCTTTATTTATATCTTTTAATGCATTATCAAATCCATAAACCCACATAAATGTTATAGAGGCTATAATTGATCCAATAGGTGCTAGATAAATAGTAACAAAATCTGCCCAATGTCCAAAACGTGACATACTTAAATCTAAAGGAATACCTATAAAAAATGCAATAACTGCTACAAGTAAAACTGCAAATATTCTTTTAAAATTAAATTTACTTATAAGAGCTTCAGAAGGAGCTTCTAGCATATTCATAGCAGAGGATATTCCAGCGAATATTATACTTAGGAAGAATAATATTCCGAAAAGATAACCTAGAGGCATAGCATTAAATATATGTGGCATAGTTATAAAAAGTAATGATGGACCTGAGGTTGGATCTAATCCAAAAGAAAATACTGCTGGCATTATGATAAATGCTGCAAGTAGAGCAGATATAGTATCAAAAA containing:
- a CDS encoding methyl-accepting chemotaxis protein; its protein translation is MNYNSTIKKKYAIQTILLIIPCTFLLGIITAYILDISGKKLVLNILLYIISGILVGVFSVIKNIKKFINPSILVNEFATNIQNNNFKFKITDNKMVKNNSMIQNLNIAMNNLRTAIINVQSLSTNVTSSSKESNILLQNSIKQISESIISINRIANTCYEETNRIKECEKIIYNLSKDNNDILTNMNNSKNFTEKALKAISVIKTSVENQENKMHDTTKASQKAVISIKEFETKSKEISDIVQVIGKISKQTNLLALNASIEAARAGEYGKGFSVVAEEIRKLAEQSAFSVESIDKIVYYVQNSVTNTVNEINTVNDTIKDQSSSLLEAITAFKEVTAIVSHISNDINKVLNSSETLSNNFQNTKDKISSITQLCEQNANYTQEISTSINDELAILNKIKDSSKNLLTLSSNLESEMNIYEV